Proteins encoded together in one Triticum dicoccoides isolate Atlit2015 ecotype Zavitan chromosome 7B, WEW_v2.0, whole genome shotgun sequence window:
- the LOC119337627 gene encoding homeobox-leucine zipper protein ROC8-like — MDLGDHQEGASDSQQQLQEGRKRQRRHTPEQAKKLEESFQKCGYPDDTQSAQLGRELGLETKQIRSWFQNHRTQMKVEYERAENLFLREENRRILSENMVMREVLKNFICLNPNCIAKHYIDQQEELNKENASLKAGSLRCATSFQDEL, encoded by the exons ATGGACTTGGGCGACCACCAGGAGGGGGCCTCCGACAGCCAGCAGCAGCTGCAGGAGGGCCGGAAGAGGCAACGCCGCCATACACCGGAGCAGGCTAAAAAGCTGGAGGA GTCGTTCCAGAAGTGCGGCTACCCCGATGATACCCAGAGCGCTCAGCTTGGGCGCGAGCTTGGCCTGGAGACCAAGCAGATCAGGTCCTGGTTCCAGAACCACCGTACACAAATGAAG GTTGAGTACGAGCGGGCAGAGAACCTCTTCCTCCGCGAGGAGAACAGGAGGATCCTGTCCGAGAACATGGTCATGCGGGAGGTGCTCAAGAACTTCATCTGCCTCAACCCCAACTGCATCGCCAAGCACTACATCGACCAGCAGGAGGAACTCAATAAGGAGAACGCTAGCCTCAAGGCGGGGTCCCTCCGCTGCGCCACATCTTTCCAAGATGAGCTCTAG